The genomic stretch TGACCAAATTCATTAATCTCACCAAGGAATATCAGGATGCACGGTATTCCATTGCTACCAATTCAGATCTGACGGACAAAACCGCCGCCATCGCCGCGTTGGATAAGCGGCTCCAACCGCAATTCAAGTATCCCGAATACTCCCATGACCGCAAGACTTTCGACGCCGCACGCAGCGAACTCTTCGGGAATGCCGAGTTCGACAAGGCCCGCGAAGCCTATCGAAAAGCATGGGTGGCGCTTGCCTTGAAATGTCATCCTGAGTTGGGGGAATACTTTCACAGGGTAGATGTCTATGACACGGCCTACGCATACACCATGTCCCAAGCCAACGCGCTTTCGCTCGATATTAAGACCCTGGAGAATGCCCCATCGACATGATTTGGTTTCAGAAGCGCGGCGCATCCCACACCCCATCCATTCGGACACGCAACACGCAACACGCCGACCTGCCCTCGGTCATTTATTCACCCTCACCTCCCTCGGCACCGACTCCACCCGCCCCGTCCAAACCCGATACGTATTCGTCTCCGCCTCCGGAATCTCAAACACCGCCTTCAACCTCACCGGTTGCTGCTCTGCACCAGAAATTAAATTCAAATTTTGCCACTCATTCGTGCTCCATTGCACCGGCAACACATAGTGCCCGCCCGCCGGAATCGTATACGTCGAAGCAAAATTCTTGCTCCAATCCCTTTCCGACCTCGTAATCTTCACCACCTTCCCCTGCGCCGTCCTCACCTCAAACGACAAAGAAAAATATCCCCAACTATTCCAATCCTCATACACCCGCTGCGGCCGATCCGACACATTACTCACCACCACATAAAACCGCCGGTTCACCTCACCCGAAACATACACCCACGCCTCCTCCCGATTCACCGTCGGCACCACATCCACCGCCAGCCCCTCCGCGTAAGAGGTCCCCCCTGCCACCATCACACAACCCAAAACCACCACCGCCAAAATCCGTTTCATAAACCATTAGACGCAACACCTTGTCCAATACTCCGCACAACCTTCCGACGAGATCTGCGGCTCTAATCTACCGCGCCAGCAAACAATAAATCGGTGGGGTGAGAGTGGTGCCCGTCCGGAAGGACTCGACCCCTAACTCCGTCGGTGACATTACTCAACCGACCGAGCTAATCCGCAGACGCGACTCGCGATCCAATCCAACCGCCAGGCACGTTCCCTTGCGTTGGTAAGGATGCGTTGCCGCGCGCTCCCTAACTAAGCCGGCGACCCTGATCCTCCACATGCCTCCACCCGCGTACGCGATCAACGACTACGATCCCCTGCGCCAGCAATCAATTGAACGGAGTTTTCTCTCCGTTCTCTCTGTTTTCTCCTGTTCAACTGTATGGTTACGGCTAAAGCTGCTTCCGAACCCTTGCCGATTCCTTCTCAGTCGCCTGTAGCTTTGCCCGAAATTTTCTCGTGGAAATCGCCGCCTTGCAAAAGGGACAACTCACAATGTCCTTATTGAACCAGCTCAGCGGCTTCTGAATTTCTTTTTTACACTTCGGACAAGGAATTTCAAAAAGTTCATTACTAAATAAGTTATCCATTCCCACGACTGTCGCACATTGAACCCAAAACACCAGCTACTTACGCCCCCTTGCATCGCCTCGCCCGCGATCGACCTCACCCCACCGCAACTCGTTCCAACCGCCCCTTCCGTTCTTCCCAATCGGGCATCACGTGCCGCAACAGCTCATAAAACTTCTTCCCGTGGTTACCTTGCACCGCATGGCAAAGCTCGTGCGTGACAACATAGTCAATGCACGACGCGGGCGTCTTCACCAACTCTGGGTTCAGATACACGCCACTTCGCCGCGTCCAGCTTCCCCACCGCTTGCGCATCCGGCGCACTTGCATCTGGGGCGGCGTTCCTAAGCGCGTGCCCAACCGCGAAACGTTTTCCTCGAAACTGCGTGCTAGCCTCTCCTTCGCACGCGCCAGATACCAGCCTTCCACTAGCTTCCGCACCCGAGCCTTGTCCTCCTTGTTTGGGGTATGCACCAGGATAAACCGCCCTCGCATCTTCACTTCCGCCGCCTTCGTCTCGACGACCTTCAGCCGATACTGCCGGCCCAGATAACGATGCGTCTCGCCGCTTACGTACCGGCGCGGCGGTGTCTTTGGCAGGAACTCGCTGAAATAGCGTTGCTGACGTTTTACCCAGACCGCCCGCTTCCGCACTTTTGCCAGGACGTTTTCCAGCGCCGCTTTTTTGGGCGCGGTCACCACCACGCTCAAGTCGGGTTGCACCGTGATCGCCAGCGTTCGCCGGTCCGACCGTTGCAGCCGGAACGCAATCTTCCTCCCGGCAAAATCAATTTCGTAATCTTGATTCATGGTGGCCGTCCGCAAGGACCTCAGCGCGGGTAACGATTTTTGGCGATTTCAAGTGCGCGCTCAATGATCCCGTCCATGTCTTGCGCTGTCAGCGGCACACCCTTCTGCGACCTGACTTCGTATAGCAAGTCATCTATGGCGTTTCGCATTTCGTTCTGCACGTCAGGATTCGAGCGCCAATCAACGCGCAACCGCTCCTGGACGGCATTATCAATCTGCACTGCCAGATTCGCCGCGACATTCTGTGTTCCATACGGCTCGGTTTCCTCCCTGAACTCCAGGCCCTCTAGCGTCTCGCTCACCACGCCGTAAAACGCCTTCGCCACGTCGCGGTCGCGCAGGATTTCCGGCAGTTTGTCCCCGGTGCGACTTAACACGGACTCCATAACTTCCGTTACCTTGTTCAAGTAATCCTTCTCCGCCAACCGCCCCGCTTTGTAGTCGTCAATCGTGTCCTGCAAAATTTTCCCGAAGCGCCGGTAGAACACCGGGTCTTCGTCCATCTTCTCTGTGATGGTGCGTACCGTCCGGTGCGCGATCGTGTCCGCTTTCGATGCCACGCTTTCCAGCTTTTCGACTTCGGACTTGAAAGCATCCTTCTCGAAAATGTTCACCGGCGGCGTGACTTGCTGGATGCCCTCCGAGCGGACGTGCGTATCAATCAGCTTTTGCACTCGTTTTTCGTATTCTTTGTAATCCACTTGCTCCGCGTAGCGTTGCTTCACCGACACGCGCAGCTTGAGGAAGAAAGCGAGGTCATCCTTGTAACGCTGGATGGTTTTCTCCGGCGTCTCGCGCAGGAATTGCATCGTCGCCAGTGCGATGCCCAGCGTCCGGTGATAGGCGTTCAGCTTGTCGTAAAACTGTCCGCGCACTTCATCGTCGCCCAGCAGCCGTTCGTACTTCTCTTTGTCCTTTGAACCTTTCACCGTCTTGAACACGTCCCACAACTCGGAATGTTTCTGTGGCAGGCTGGCGACTTCTTCCGCCACGTCTGTAACCGTGCCGGAGATTTCATCTTCATCAAACTCCGGCAGCGCCGAGTAAATATCCATCGCCTCGCCCAACTTTTGCAGCACGCCGTAGTAATCCATGATGAAACCGAAATCCTTCCCGCCGGACAGCCGGTTCACCCGTGCGATGGCTTGCAAAAGGTTGTGCTCATGAAATGATCGGCACAGATACAGCACCGTGTTCTTCGGCGCGTCGAAGCCCGTTAGCAGCTTGCTGACGACAATCAGGATTTCCGGTTCGGGCGCGCGCTTAAAGGCGTTGATGATTTGTTCGAGGTATTGTTTCTCAGTTCCATATTTCGCCATCATTTTCTTCCAGAAGGCGCGTACTTCTTCCGTGTCCACTTCATAAACGCCCTCCTGTTCCTCGCGGGTGTCCGGTGCTGAGATCACCACTTCGCTCGTCACTTTTCCGAACTCATCCAAGTATTTCTTGTATTTCAGCGCCGTCGCCTTGTTCGGCGCGGCCAGTTGCGCCTTAAACCCCGTGCCTTGCCAGTTCTGGCTGTAATGCTCGCTGATGTCGAACGCCGCTTCATACACCTTCCGGTCGGCCTTGTTCAACTGGTCCGCCGACGCAAATTTCTTTTTCAAGTCCGCCCGTTGCGCCTCGCTCAACGGCTTCGTCACCACTTCAAACCACTTGTCTATCGCGTTTTGATCCACTTGCTGCAAAACCAGCCGCCCCTCGTAGAGCAGCGGCACGACGGCTTTGTCCCGCACGGCTTGGTCAATCGTGTAGGATGGTTCGATGTAGCCGCCGAACTTCTTCGCCGTCTTGTGCTCCTTCTTCATTAGCGGAGTGCCGGTGAAGCCGATGAAGCATGCGTTCGGCAACACCTTTTCCATCTTCGCCCCCGTCTCGCCATACACGCTGCGGTGGCTTTCATCCACCAAAACGAACAGGTCTGGCGATTCATTTTCAAACTCGCCCGCGTCCACCGCCGAGGCGAACTTATCTATGACCGTCGTGATGACGCTCTCCTTGCCCTCTGTAATGAGCTTTGTCAGGTGCTTGCCCGTCTGCGCTTGCGCCGGTTCAAGCCCGCACTGGTGAAACGTCTTTTTGATTTGCTCGTCCAAATCCACGCGGTCAGTTACAAGAACAATCACCGGATTGGAAATCTCCCGTTCCAGCGCCAGCGACTTCGCTAGCATCACCATCGTCAGGCTCTTGCCCGACCCTTGCGTGTGCCATACCACGCCACCCAACCGTCGGCCGTCCGGTTGCAGCTTACGCACGCGGGTAATGATACTGTTCACCGTGAAGTATTGTTGGTAACGGGCGATTTTCTTTTCACCTGCGTCATACACGATGAAGCGCCATGCCAGTTCAATCAGCCGTTCCGGGCGACACAGGTTGTAAAGAGTTCTGTCCTGCTCCGTGACCTCCCGACCTTCGGCTTCCAAATCGTCAAAATAGGTCTTCACATACCCGAAACGGTCAGCGAACAGATTGTCCTTCTGCACCCGGCTCAAGGGTCGGTTGATCAGTGTGTGAACCTCCTTCGTCACGTCATCCAGTTCGCGCCAGCGCGCCCAAAACGCCGACGCCGTGCCCGTCGTCGCGTAGGCCGCGTCATTTGCCGTCACCGCCAGCAGCAGTTGCGAGAAAACGAACAGCTTTGGAATGTAATCGTCGCCCTGGTTGCGGATGTTCTGCGAAATCGCCTGTTCCACCATGTCTTTGCCCGACTGCTTGCACTCGATGATACAGAGCGGAATGCCATTCACGAATAGCACCACGTCGGGTCGACACTTGTCCTTGCTGGCAGTGCGTTCTACCTCAAATTCCTCGACAACGTGAAACACGTTGTTCGCCGGCCTGCGCCAGTCGATGAAGTTGAGTGTGAAGCTTTTTGTGTCGCCCGCCACCATCTGCTCCATCGCTTTGCCCAGCACCAGTAGGTCATAGATTTGCTCGCTCGTCCGCACCAGACCATCGAACGGCACATCCTTGAGAGCTTGAATGGCCGCTTGGACGTTCGCTTCCGTGAATGCATATTGCCCGCCCTTGTAACTGAAGGTTCGCTTCCGCAGTTGCTCCGCCAGGATGCCTTCCAACAGCACATTGCCTAGCCGCCCCTTGCGCTGCAGAAACACCTCCTGCGGTCGCAGGTAGGTAAAGCCCAGATTTTGCAATAATTGCAACGCTGGCACCTGCGATACGTGGTCCTCCTGAAAAGATGGTTTGTTCATACTCCCGCCCCCTCCGGTCGGATATCTTTCAGCAAATTTTCATGTGGAAATTGTCGCCGCCACGATGTCCCTTGCCCGCGATACGCCGTCATCGCCCGCAGCGTCAGGCTCAGCCACTTGTCCCAGGCCGCCGCCATCTGCGCATCCTTCACACCCAGAGTCCTCCAGATGGCCCTCACCTCCTCGGGGGAGTGGACCAGCAGCCTGTAAGACCGGCTGCCCTGGTCGGCTTCGATGCGCAAGCTCTGGATCGGAACTAGCGGCATATGCCCATCGGCCTCCAACACAGCATCGTTGCCGCTCGCGATGAGGTTGGCCAGCTCCTGAACATGCAACCCCAGGTAGTAGGCTACCAGCG from Pedosphaera parvula Ellin514 encodes the following:
- a CDS encoding type I restriction endonuclease subunit R; translated protein: MNKPSFQEDHVSQVPALQLLQNLGFTYLRPQEVFLQRKGRLGNVLLEGILAEQLRKRTFSYKGGQYAFTEANVQAAIQALKDVPFDGLVRTSEQIYDLLVLGKAMEQMVAGDTKSFTLNFIDWRRPANNVFHVVEEFEVERTASKDKCRPDVVLFVNGIPLCIIECKQSGKDMVEQAISQNIRNQGDDYIPKLFVFSQLLLAVTANDAAYATTGTASAFWARWRELDDVTKEVHTLINRPLSRVQKDNLFADRFGYVKTYFDDLEAEGREVTEQDRTLYNLCRPERLIELAWRFIVYDAGEKKIARYQQYFTVNSIITRVRKLQPDGRRLGGVVWHTQGSGKSLTMVMLAKSLALEREISNPVIVLVTDRVDLDEQIKKTFHQCGLEPAQAQTGKHLTKLITEGKESVITTVIDKFASAVDAGEFENESPDLFVLVDESHRSVYGETGAKMEKVLPNACFIGFTGTPLMKKEHKTAKKFGGYIEPSYTIDQAVRDKAVVPLLYEGRLVLQQVDQNAIDKWFEVVTKPLSEAQRADLKKKFASADQLNKADRKVYEAAFDISEHYSQNWQGTGFKAQLAAPNKATALKYKKYLDEFGKVTSEVVISAPDTREEQEGVYEVDTEEVRAFWKKMMAKYGTEKQYLEQIINAFKRAPEPEILIVVSKLLTGFDAPKNTVLYLCRSFHEHNLLQAIARVNRLSGGKDFGFIMDYYGVLQKLGEAMDIYSALPEFDEDEISGTVTDVAEEVASLPQKHSELWDVFKTVKGSKDKEKYERLLGDDEVRGQFYDKLNAYHRTLGIALATMQFLRETPEKTIQRYKDDLAFFLKLRVSVKQRYAEQVDYKEYEKRVQKLIDTHVRSEGIQQVTPPVNIFEKDAFKSEVEKLESVASKADTIAHRTVRTITEKMDEDPVFYRRFGKILQDTIDDYKAGRLAEKDYLNKVTEVMESVLSRTGDKLPEILRDRDVAKAFYGVVSETLEGLEFREETEPYGTQNVAANLAVQIDNAVQERLRVDWRSNPDVQNEMRNAIDDLLYEVRSQKGVPLTAQDMDGIIERALEIAKNRYPR
- a CDS encoding M48 family metallopeptidase: MRTATMNQDYEIDFAGRKIAFRLQRSDRRTLAITVQPDLSVVVTAPKKAALENVLAKVRKRAVWVKRQQRYFSEFLPKTPPRRYVSGETHRYLGRQYRLKVVETKAAEVKMRGRFILVHTPNKEDKARVRKLVEGWYLARAKERLARSFEENVSRLGTRLGTPPQMQVRRMRKRWGSWTRRSGVYLNPELVKTPASCIDYVVTHELCHAVQGNHGKKFYELLRHVMPDWEERKGRLERVAVG